A window of Phaseolus vulgaris cultivar G19833 chromosome 4, P. vulgaris v2.0, whole genome shotgun sequence genomic DNA:
tccttctaaaaggaatatgtttgtgcataatggcattgtcatgagtaagcatgattcggattcacctaggcattcttcacattctagggcatctagtgagaatgagagtgagagtccaattgaaggagatttgttaattgtgagaagacttcttggacaagtttcacaaccttttgatgaaagtcaaagggaaaatattttccatacaagatgtcttattcaaaacaacatttgttccttaatAGTGGATgagggtagttgtgctaatgtggctagtacaagagtagtagataaacttggattgcctactatctctcatacaaagccctacaaattgcaatggcttagtgaagtaggagaaatagttgtgaataaacaagtcctcatccatttctctattggaaaatacaaagatgaggtattatgtgatgttgtgcccatggaagcaacccatgttcttttgggaaggccttggcaatatgatagaaaagtttttcatgatggttttaccaacaaactttcttttgatttccatggtcacaaggttactttgaaatctctctctccgagaagtccatgaggaccaaattctaatgaagaaaaagagggagagtgaaaaagaaaaaagtcctaagcctacacttcttgtgtctaggcatgaggtccaaagggaaatagtggctcacaGTCCTATTTTCTTAGCTATCCCTAGACCTCTTAAGTTAgaaccacttgttgatagtcctcatggcttggataatttggtaaaggagtttcaagatgtgtttcaagatcctccaaaaggccttccccctttgagagggattgagcaccaaattgatttgattccaGGATCTTCCTTACCCAACCATCCGgcctataggaccaatccaagtgaaaccaaggaaattcgccaacaaatagaggctttgattgaaaatgGTTGGgtccaagatagcatgagcccttgtgctatgcctattatccttgtccctaagaaagatggcacatggaggatgtgttcggattgtaggactatcaataacattacgattaagtataggcatcccatacctaggcttgatgatttgttggatgaattacatggttctaaaatctttacaaagattgatcttaaaagcggctacaatcaaatccgtatcaaaccgggtgatgaatggaagacggcttttaagaccaactttggtttatatgagtggttagttatgccctttggtttaactaatgctctaagtactttcatgcgcctcatgcatcatgttttgagacctttcattggtaagtttgttgttgtttattttgatgatatcttcatttatagcttatctttgaatgaccataggttgcatgttagacaagtcttagaaacccttaggaaggaacatttgtatgctaaccttgctaaatgtatgtttgcacttgatcatatagaattcctagggtttgttgtgagtagcaAAGGTCCATGTGGTTTTTCAATTGGGAGAAGCACGACAAAAAGCTTttgagattttaaaagaaaaattgactaatgctcccattttagcccttcctaattttgctaaaacCTTTGAGATTGGGAGAAGCATCAagtataggtattggggctgttctccttcaagagggccaccccatagcttattttagtgagaaattgaaggggagtcatctcaactattccacttatgataaagaattatatgcccttgttagagctttgtttacttggcaacattattttttcctaaagagtttgtgattcatagtgatcatgagtctcttaaatatttgaaaagccaaaacaaacttaacaagaggcatgctaagtgggtggaattccttgagcaatttccttatgtgatcaaacataagcaaggcaaaataaatgttgtggccgatgcactttctagaagatatgccttgctaaatcttttgggttctcatttcttggttttgatcacattaaggatctttatcatgatgaccttgatatttctcttatctaaagagtgtcttaaaggagggcacaaagatttttttatacaagatgacTTTCTTTTTAGAAGGGAGTCAGACGAAGGGGAAGGTGGTCGGAGGTGGAGAGGAGGACGGAGGTCAGGCGCAGCGATCAAATGACCGTTTAGGGGAGCTCTCTGCAGGGATCTGTTCGTGTCAGGGAAAAGGTGATAATTCTTTCACTGATGAGGAAAGTCAAAGGCAGAAGTCTTTTGAGGAACCTGATTTTGGTAACGCTGTTGTTCAGGCTTGCAAGCGTTCTCACTGTAGTTATTATGCACATGCTGAGCTGGCCAGATTAGTAGTGGATGTTGAAAGTATGTACATCCAAGACATGTACGTGCTAGGTCTGGGCCAGGGTAGAAAGGAAGCCCAAGAAGAAGTGGTGCAGACGGGTATGGGAGTGGGCTATTCCGGGTCAGGGCCTGGTAATTCTCTGTTGGACCATGGATCCGAGTGGGAGACGAGAATTCGAACTGGAGGAAGACAGGGGGGAGCACGAGGAGAGGGAACGAATTCTTTGCAGGAACAGCGGAACAATAAGAATGTTGTGAAGGAAGTTAGCAGAAATATATATATGGAGTTGGAGAGTGAGTCGAAGAAGAAGCCGTTGGAGCACGAAGGGGCACAATTTGGTAACGTCACTTCCGAAACCCAAGACGATGTTTTTGGGATCAGAACTCACCGCAGAAGAGGTGGGTTGCTGTTTGGGGGTGGAGAAGGTGGTGGGCATGAGGAAAGGGGAGTTACAATCACCCAGCGTCGGTGGAAAATCAATGGCCTTGTCGATTTGGAAGGCTCCAAGTCACACCCAAGGCGATCTGTTAGAATCAGAAACAAATGCCCGCAGAATGCATTATCCTCTCTTTCTAGACAAGGTATGCCTGCAGTTTCTCTTTCTGATGGAGATATTGATAACTGTAATCTAAGGTTGCGTGAGTCTGATTCGCCAGAGGAACCGATTAAGTTGTGGGAGATTAGTAGGAAAGTAGGGATAAGGTGTCGAAAGGACGAACAGGAGGTTGTTCAGGAGTACTCGTGTCTGGAGGAAAGGGATTTGAAGACCATGAGATGTGTAGAGGAAGGGAAGAAGGGAGGTCTTTTATGATTATTGTCAACTTAAATATAAGAGGTCTGGGGGGTGGTACCAAGTCGAGGTACATGAGGCATTTAATAGGAAGGGAGGAGGCGGACTTTGTTTGTATACAAGAAACAAAGGCTAAGGACATCTCGGAAGCTAGGTGCTTTGCTTTGTAGGGTGATAATAATGTAGGCTGGATACACAATAAAGTGGAGGAGGGGAGTGGAAGCCTTTTGTCCTTGTGGCACAAAGAAGGCTTTAGTTATGAATATCACTTGATGGGGAAAGGTTTTACTGTGGTCGTTGGTCAACATGTAAAATCGTCCGTTAAGTGTGTTGTGGCCAACGTTTACTCTCCCTGTGCACTGAATGCAAAGAAGACTCTATGGGAGGAGCTCTCTAATGTTAAAGCGGCGTCACAAGAATCAATCTGGTGTTGTTGTGGTGACTTCAATGCTGTGAGAAGCAGATCTGAGAGGAAAGGAGTCAGGGGTAGGAATGATCAGGCAAGAGAGATATTCGGTTTTAACAGCTTCATTGAATACATGTCCTTGTTAGACTTACCTTTGGTTGGCAAGAATTATACGTGGTTTAGACCGGATGGAACAGCTAAAAGTAGAATTGATAGAGGGCTAGTCATGGAAGAATGGCTTTTGAAGTGGCCCATGTGCAAACAGTATGTTCTTCGAAGGGAAGTATCTAATCATTGTGCTTTGGTGATAAAATCTGTGGAGAAGGATTGGGGTCCTAAACCCTTTAGATCGATTGAGGCTTGGTTTCTGGAGAGGGGGTTTAACATCATGGTTAAGGATAAATGGAAATCCTTCTCAGTCCAGGGGAACaaaatagttaaatttaaaaagaaaatgaaactcCTCAAGTCAGATCTAAAAGTGTGGAACAGAGAGGTGTTCGGTAACCTTCATACTACTAAGAGGAGGATTCTATAGGAGCTGGAGGAGCTAGACAACAGAGATTGTAACGGGGGTCTAGAGGAAAGTGAAAGGCTTAACAAAATGGCGTTGACAAGTCGATTGgtagaaaatgacaaaaaactTGAATCACTTATGTGCCAAAAGGCTAGAGCAAGTTGGTTCAAGAGTGGAGATTCTTGTACTAGGTTTTTTCACTCATCTCTGAGGTGGAGAAGACTCAGGAATGAAGTGAAGGGTGTTCAGGTAGGGGACCGATGGTGTGAGGAACCAGGTACTGTCCGGTTGGAGgcgaaaaagttgtttgaagctAGGTTCAATGCAACGAAAGATCTAGGGGTGAGGTTGGATTAGGTGGAGTTTAAGACTCTAACCTTGATAGATAATGAGGGGCTTGTGGCTGGTTTCACAGAGAAAGAGGTTAAGGATGCAGTGTGGCAGTGTGAAGGGTCTAAGAGCCCCGGTCCAGATGGgttcaatttcaattttatccGGAAAAAAGCTGGGACTTTGTTAAAGAAGAGTTAATGGAAGCAATGGCTTTGTTTCATGCGACTGGAAACATCCCGAAGGGTTGCAATGCTTCATTTATTGCGCTTATCCCGAAGGTAAGGGACCCCTCTAAGCTGGAGCAGTATAGACCCATTTCTTTGGTTGGAGtcatttataaaatcattacaAAGGTGTTGGCTGGTAGATTGAAGAAGGTATTTCCTGCAATCATAGATGAAAGCGAATCTGCTTTCCTAAAGGGTAGAGGAATCTTGGACAGCGTCCTTATGGCGAATGAAGTGGTGGAGGATCTCAGGAAAAAGGGGAGAAGTGGTATCTGCCTAAAAGTGGACTTTGAGAAGGCCTACGACTCGGTTCGATGGGATTTCCTTTATGATATGCTACACAAATTGGGTTTCCACATTGTATGGATTTCGTGGATCAGAGGTTGCCTGGAATCAGCTACTGTGTCAGTATTAGTTAATGGGAGCCCTACAGAGGAGTTTAAACCTTCTAGAGGGTTGCGACAGGGCGACCCCCTGGCACCCTTTTTGTTCATTGTGGTTGCTGAAGGACTTGCTGGGTTAGTAAGACAAGTTTTGAAGGTTAATATGCTGATGGGCCTTAAGATAGGAAGGAATGAGGTGGAGATGTGTATTCTACAGTTTGCGGACGACACTCTTTTTCTCTGTGAGGATACCTTTGGGAATGTGTTAACCTTGAAGGCCATTCTGAGGGGCTTTGAGTTAGCCTCAGGATTGAAGATCAACTTCCATAAATCAAGGTTAGCAGGCATTAATGTACAAAGCAGTACTATAGGGTGTTTCACTAAGACGTTGAACTGTATTCAGATGGAGGTTCCTTTCAAGTATCTAGGACTGGAGGTGGGAGGGAATCCAAGAAAGAAGCAATTCTGGGATCCAGTTATAACCAAGTTGAAAGCAAAGCTCGGTGTTTGGAAGGGGAGGTTTCTATCCATGGCAGGGAGGATCTGCTTAATTAATTCTGTTCTAACTGCTATTCCTTTGTTTTATCTCTCTCTGTTTAGAGTACCGGCCTCGGTGTGTAAAAGGATTATTAGTATTCAAACAAGATTCTTGTGAGGTTGGGGAAACTAACCGAGCCAATTGCTTGGGTTAGCTGGAAAGATGTATGCATACCAAAAGAGGAGGGAGGGTTGGGGTGTAGGGATATACACCTGTTTAATAAAGCTCTCCAAGCGAAATGGAGATGGCGGTGTCTTTCGGAAGAGAATGGAAGATGGAAGAAGCTGTTGGACTCCAAATACAATTTGGGAGTAGAAAGCAGTCATACACCTGTCAAATCtcaatcttggtggtggagagacctcTCTAAAATGTGTAAGGAGGGAGGAGGTAAAGGGTGGTTTCAGGAAGAGTTGGGTTGGGAAATAGGTTGTGGTGACAAAGCAAAGTTCTGGGAGGAAATATGGATTGGAAGTGTGGATCTCAAATCTTTGTTCCCACGCCTATATTCTTTATCTTTAAACCAAGGTAAAATAGTGGGTGAGATGGGTGAATGGGTTGACACGGAGTGGAGGTGGGACTTGAGGTGGAGGAGAGGTAGATTTGAATGGGAATCTTCTCTGGAGAGGGACCTTAATACGCTTCTATCAGGGGTCAGTTTGAGAAAAAATGTCCAGGACACCCAGGTATGGGGGAAGGAGGTACCAGGGTTGTTTTCGGTGAGCTCTGCTTATGAGTGTCTAACTAAGCATGGTAGAGGGAACCAGGGAGAAGTGTATAAGCTCTTGTGGAAGGTGAAGGCTTTTCCAAATGTGATAGTGACAGCCTGGAGGGTGTTGATGGGAAGACTTCCTACAAGAGTGAGTTTGAGCCGGAGAGGGGTATTGGTGAACTCAATGTTGTGTCCCTTGTGTCAGTTACAGGAGGAGACTTGTCAACACCTTTTTATGGAGTGTAAATATGCCCAGAAGGTTTGGTCTCTATGCTTTCAGTGGGTAGATATTTCATTCGTACAGCAACATGATCTGAAGCTGCATTTCCAAAGTTTTCACTTGTTTCAAGTTAGTAATAATCAGAATAAGATCTGGAAAGGGGTATGGGCAAATGTCATTAGAAGTATATAGGACCAGAGGAATATGATTACCTTCCAGCAAGGGGTAGTAGATGCAGAGGAGGTTTTTCAGAGGGCTCAACTGAAGTCTTGGTTGTGGATGAAGCATAAAGCTCGCTCGTTCTCTTATTCCTTTGTAGATTGGGTTCTCAACCCAAATATCTTCATCAGAAGCTGCTAACGTTTACTGGCTTACATGTGTTTGTGCTGGTTATGAAGAAGATGGTTTTCATCTCTGGTTGGCCTCATGTGAAGTCTTTGGTTGGTAGGAATCTGTTATAGTGATGGATTGAGTCCCTTAGGGGTTAGATAGTTTTCTCCGGGCAGGGAAACTGGGTTGTTGTTACCCGATTCGGGGTTGGTCTCTTTTAATGCTAATTGCAGGAACCTGAAGCATATTGATAAAGGAGAGCATATATGTAAAAAAGGGAGCACGCTGGTATGGGTATGATGTACCAGTACCAAAGGAGGGGGTGGTTGTTAGGAGTGCTACCACGGGTGCAGCCGATTCAATGAGGATGGAGTTGAGTCACGCACTTCAGGGGGTCTGACTCAGTTTGGCTTAGGGGTGTGACGTTGTTGTGCAGAGAAAGCAAGGTGGTAAGATTGTGTTTCGTAATATTGTAGCCGATTTGTAGCGGCTGGCAGGTTTGGGAGGTCGCTA
This region includes:
- the LOC137838734 gene encoding uncharacterized protein — protein: MGKGFTVVVGQHVKSSVKCVVANVYSPCALNAKKTLWEELSNVKAASQESIWCCCGDFNAVRSRSERKGVRGRNDQAREIFGFNSFIEYMSLLDLPLVGKNYTWFRPDGTAKSRIDRGLVMEEWLLKWPMCKQYVLRREVSNHCALVIKSVEKDWGPKPFRSIEAWFLERGFNIMVKDKWKSFSVQGNKIVKFKKKMKLLKSDLKVWNREVFGNLHTTKRRIL